One genomic window of Luteitalea pratensis includes the following:
- a CDS encoding ABC transporter ATP-binding protein codes for MIEATDLTMRFGAVEALRGLTISIQRGELFALLGPDGAGKTTFFRLVAGLVTPSSGRVEVNGVRTFGLVPQRFSLYEDLTIDENLHLRARLYDVPDALAKTRTADLLARVGLDRFRTRLAGALSGGMKQKLALVSALMTQPELLLLDEPTTGVDPVSRREFWILLNQLHHEGLTLLVSTPYMDEAEYASRLAFLDRGQITAIGTREAIVGDYPRALVEVRSHDRMQLRRRLAALPGVDDVSLFGTRLHVRGRTGEGPALLAEVRQALGDAVGAGDVRVLAPSLEDVFVWHSEQHAREAEAVA; via the coding sequence ATGATCGAAGCCACCGATCTCACCATGCGCTTCGGTGCCGTCGAGGCGCTGCGCGGATTGACGATCTCCATCCAGCGCGGCGAACTGTTCGCCCTGCTCGGCCCAGACGGCGCCGGCAAGACGACGTTCTTCCGGCTGGTGGCGGGGCTGGTGACACCGTCGAGCGGGCGCGTAGAGGTGAACGGTGTTCGCACCTTTGGCCTCGTGCCGCAGCGGTTCTCGCTCTACGAAGATCTGACCATCGACGAGAACCTGCACCTGCGGGCGCGCCTCTACGACGTGCCCGATGCGCTTGCGAAGACGCGAACGGCCGACCTGCTCGCGCGGGTCGGGCTCGACCGCTTTCGCACGCGGCTCGCCGGGGCGCTGTCCGGGGGCATGAAACAGAAGCTCGCCCTCGTCAGCGCCCTCATGACGCAACCGGAACTGCTGCTGCTCGACGAGCCGACGACCGGCGTCGATCCCGTGTCCCGGCGCGAGTTCTGGATCCTGCTGAACCAGCTGCATCACGAAGGGCTGACACTGCTCGTCTCGACGCCGTACATGGACGAAGCCGAGTACGCGTCACGATTGGCGTTCCTCGATCGCGGGCAAATCACTGCCATCGGTACCCGCGAGGCGATTGTCGGGGACTATCCGCGAGCGCTCGTCGAGGTGCGCAGCCACGACCGCATGCAACTGCGTCGACGCCTCGCGGCGCTGCCCGGCGTGGACGACGTCTCACTGTTCGGCACGCGCCTGCACGTCCGCGGTCGCACCGGCGAAGGGCCGGCACTGCTCGCAGAAGTCCGCCAGGCGCTGGGCGACGCCGTCGGCGCCGGCGACGTGCGCGTGCTTGCGCCGTCACTCGAGGACGTCTTCGTCTGGCACAGCGAGCAGCACGCACGCGAAGCGGAGGCAGTGGCATGA